In Paraburkholderia sp. PGU19, a single window of DNA contains:
- a CDS encoding oligosaccharide flippase family protein: MRAMRLPAFSFSASLNSSAATWVLLQQVLMRGFVAVKFLAIGRILGPEAIGSVSVALLAVAIAESLSDTGLSQAVIQGQAAPTRDELGAVWTTLATRGLIIGAALVAIAPLMNSQFHLGGALLLLQLAALLPLLRGVASPAYYVVQRERRFQHVALIEISAAFVDCCCGLALALAGAGAYSVLLGMIVGESLKTSLTWVTMSPRPPIRLRWSGIGHYIGFSRWIWAGSVVNLVLNQFDKVVVGKLLGPAQLGAYQMSSRLAQMLLADAAIAMSQYLFPTFAARHRTDPHAAGRLFKRYIGVIALGLVVVVIVLRLAAHWLFALILGPAWLPAVPLFKIFVINMAIGALIAVLVSYLRAVGDAKATTQASMIDVLVLLVCVPPATHYWSVTGIAWSITVGLSFAAVWMLYRTARVL, from the coding sequence GTGCGAGCGATGCGGCTACCGGCGTTCTCCTTCAGCGCAAGCTTGAATTCCAGCGCGGCGACATGGGTGCTGCTGCAGCAGGTGTTGATGCGCGGGTTCGTTGCCGTCAAGTTTCTCGCGATAGGCCGCATTCTCGGGCCGGAAGCGATCGGCAGCGTGAGCGTTGCGCTGCTCGCCGTTGCGATTGCCGAATCTTTGTCGGATACGGGGCTGTCGCAGGCCGTGATTCAAGGGCAGGCCGCACCGACGCGCGATGAACTCGGCGCGGTCTGGACCACGCTCGCGACGCGTGGTCTGATCATCGGCGCCGCGCTCGTCGCGATCGCGCCGCTGATGAACAGCCAGTTTCATCTGGGCGGCGCGCTGCTGCTGTTGCAGCTCGCCGCGCTGTTGCCGTTACTGCGCGGAGTCGCGTCGCCTGCGTATTACGTCGTGCAACGCGAGCGGCGTTTCCAGCATGTCGCGCTGATCGAAATATCGGCGGCTTTTGTCGACTGTTGTTGCGGGCTGGCGCTCGCGCTGGCGGGTGCGGGCGCGTATTCGGTGCTGCTCGGGATGATCGTCGGCGAGTCGTTGAAAACGTCGCTCACGTGGGTCACGATGAGCCCGCGTCCGCCGATCCGGCTGCGCTGGTCTGGCATCGGTCATTACATCGGTTTTAGCCGCTGGATCTGGGCGGGCAGCGTCGTCAACCTGGTTCTCAACCAGTTCGACAAGGTGGTGGTCGGCAAGCTGCTCGGGCCCGCGCAACTGGGCGCGTATCAGATGTCGTCGCGGCTCGCGCAAATGCTGCTCGCCGATGCCGCTATCGCGATGTCGCAATACCTGTTTCCGACCTTCGCCGCGCGCCATCGCACCGATCCGCATGCCGCTGGGCGGCTCTTCAAGCGTTATATCGGCGTGATCGCGCTGGGGCTGGTGGTGGTCGTGATCGTACTGCGGCTCGCGGCGCACTGGCTCTTCGCGCTGATACTCGGCCCCGCCTGGCTGCCCGCCGTGCCGCTCTTCAAGATCTTCGTGATCAACATGGCGATCGGCGCGCTGATCGCGGTGCTGGTGTCGTATCTGCGGGCCGTCGGCGACGCAAAGGCGACCACACAGGCGTCGATGATCGACGTCCTCGTACTGCTCGTCTGCGTGCCGCCCGCGACACATTACTGGAGTGTCACGGGTATCGCGTGGTCGATCACT
- a CDS encoding BON domain-containing protein produces MDAMISVTKVLGIVVLMLSTSGFAQAAGEANGGGDAAASGSVRTDTTTTAADRKLEKDVHHVLGKTKHLTSRHIRVHAEAGVVTLSGSVPNRAALDRAAQAAQGVPGVTAVKNNLTIENR; encoded by the coding sequence ATGGACGCAATGATTTCGGTCACAAAGGTACTAGGGATTGTCGTGCTGATGCTATCGACGAGCGGCTTCGCACAGGCTGCAGGCGAGGCAAATGGTGGAGGCGACGCCGCGGCGTCGGGGAGTGTCCGCACGGACACGACGACCACTGCTGCGGACCGGAAGCTGGAGAAGGACGTTCATCACGTGCTCGGCAAGACGAAGCACCTTACCAGCAGGCATATTAGGGTTCACGCTGAAGCTGGCGTCGTCACGCTCTCTGGATCGGTACCCAACCGGGCTGCTCTGGACAGGGCTGCTCAAGCCGCACAAGGCGTTCCCGGCGTCACGGCTGTCAAGAATAACCTGACCATCGAGAACAGATAG
- a CDS encoding enolase C-terminal domain-like protein, protein MATLITDVKVILTAPEGINLIVVKVETNQAGLFGLGCATFAYRHVAVRCLIEEYLRPLLIGRDAEAIEELWQLMHQNAYWRNGPIENNAISGIDMALWDIKGKMAGMPLYQLFGGKCREGVPIYRHADGRDLNELCENIQKYREQGITHIRCQSGGYGGSGYGNAPLGAPARAPEGVYLDSRKYMRETLKLFDGIRSKVGFDVELCHDVHERLKPVEAIRFACELEQYELFFLEDAIALEEGEWIRQLREKTTTPLAQGELFNNPSEWRFMITERLIDFIRVHLSQIGGITAGRKLQIFAEQFGVRTAWHGPGDMSPMAHAANIHIDLAARNFGVQEWSGTEPPNFVIQDLKGPRAALLDVFPGMPEFRNGHVYANDRPGLGVDIDEAEAAKYPCENTLTTWTQTRLKDGTLQTP, encoded by the coding sequence ATGGCAACGCTGATCACCGATGTAAAGGTCATCCTGACCGCGCCGGAAGGCATCAACCTGATCGTCGTCAAGGTGGAGACAAACCAGGCTGGACTGTTTGGGCTCGGTTGCGCGACGTTTGCGTATCGGCATGTCGCGGTCAGATGTCTGATCGAAGAGTATTTGCGGCCGCTCCTCATTGGCCGGGACGCCGAGGCGATCGAGGAACTGTGGCAACTGATGCACCAGAACGCGTACTGGCGCAACGGCCCCATCGAGAACAATGCGATCTCGGGCATCGACATGGCCCTGTGGGACATCAAGGGCAAAATGGCGGGCATGCCGCTCTATCAGCTCTTTGGCGGCAAGTGCAGGGAAGGGGTGCCGATCTATCGCCATGCGGACGGGCGTGACCTCAACGAGTTGTGCGAGAACATCCAGAAGTACCGGGAGCAGGGCATCACGCACATTCGCTGTCAGAGTGGCGGCTACGGTGGAAGCGGCTATGGCAATGCGCCATTGGGCGCGCCGGCGCGCGCACCCGAGGGCGTGTATCTCGACAGCAGGAAGTATATGCGCGAGACCCTCAAACTGTTCGACGGCATCCGCAGCAAGGTGGGGTTCGACGTCGAGCTGTGTCACGATGTGCATGAACGCCTCAAACCCGTCGAGGCAATCCGCTTCGCGTGCGAGCTCGAGCAATACGAGCTGTTCTTCCTTGAAGATGCGATTGCGCTGGAAGAGGGCGAATGGATACGGCAATTGCGAGAAAAGACGACGACACCTCTCGCTCAGGGCGAACTCTTCAACAACCCGTCTGAATGGCGTTTCATGATCACGGAGCGCCTCATAGACTTCATACGCGTTCACCTGAGCCAGATCGGTGGGATTACTGCCGGACGCAAGCTGCAGATATTCGCCGAACAGTTTGGCGTGAGGACGGCCTGGCATGGTCCGGGTGATATGTCGCCGATGGCTCACGCGGCAAACATTCATATCGATCTCGCCGCGCGCAATTTCGGGGTTCAGGAATGGTCGGGCACCGAGCCGCCCAACTTTGTCATCCAGGACCTGAAGGGGCCGCGGGCGGCACTGCTGGACGTCTTCCCAGGCATGCCCGAGTTCCGCAACGGGCACGTGTATGCGAACGACAGACCCGGTCTGGGAGTCGATATCGACGAAGCTGAAGCGGCAAAGTATCCGTGTGAGAACACCTTGACGACCTGGACGCAAACCCGGTTGAAAGACGGCACCTTGCAGACTCCCTGA
- a CDS encoding MFS transporter, producing the protein MESVKPVATQRWWYLMPIIFITYSLAYLDRANYGFAAAAGIDKDLGITHGTSSLIGSLFFLGYCLFQVPGAIYAQRNSVKKLIFFSLILWGLCAAATGMVSNIPMLMVLRFVLGIVEAAVMPSMLMYISRWFTRTERSRANTFLILGNPVTVLWMSVVSGYLVHSFGWREMFVIEGVPALAWAVVWWFTVKDKPADAPWMSDAEKTELQARLKAEQADIAPVRDYKTAFRSSIVLKCCAIHALWSIGVYGFIMWLPSILKTASTIDIVSVGWLAAVPYLAAIVLMLLASWLSDKTRNRKLFVWPLLLIGTIAFVASYMIGNSHFWMSFALLVVAGATMYAPYGPFFALVPELIPSNVLGGAIGLINACGALGAFLGSWIVGYLNGATGSPAASYMFMAGALLCSVILMITVPAPSGQRSKQEGRLAVSR; encoded by the coding sequence ATGGAAAGCGTCAAACCCGTAGCAACCCAGAGATGGTGGTATCTGATGCCCATCATCTTCATCACTTACAGTCTCGCCTACCTGGATCGCGCTAACTACGGTTTTGCCGCAGCCGCCGGAATCGACAAGGATCTCGGCATCACGCACGGCACCTCGTCGCTAATCGGCTCACTGTTCTTTCTCGGCTATTGTCTGTTTCAGGTGCCCGGCGCAATCTACGCGCAGCGCAACAGCGTCAAGAAACTGATTTTCTTCAGCCTGATCCTGTGGGGGCTCTGCGCCGCAGCGACGGGCATGGTCAGCAACATTCCGATGCTGATGGTGCTGCGCTTTGTGCTCGGCATCGTGGAGGCTGCCGTGATGCCATCGATGCTGATGTACATCAGCCGGTGGTTCACGCGAACCGAACGGTCGCGCGCCAACACGTTCCTGATTCTCGGCAACCCCGTGACGGTGCTGTGGATGTCGGTGGTGTCCGGCTACCTGGTGCACAGCTTCGGCTGGCGCGAGATGTTCGTGATTGAAGGCGTACCTGCGCTTGCGTGGGCAGTGGTGTGGTGGTTCACGGTCAAGGACAAGCCGGCCGATGCGCCCTGGATGAGCGACGCAGAAAAGACCGAATTGCAGGCGCGGCTGAAAGCCGAGCAGGCCGATATCGCGCCGGTGCGCGACTACAAGACTGCGTTCCGCTCATCAATCGTACTGAAATGCTGTGCAATTCACGCGCTGTGGAGCATCGGCGTGTATGGCTTCATCATGTGGCTGCCGTCGATTCTCAAGACGGCTTCGACAATCGATATCGTGTCGGTCGGCTGGCTTGCCGCCGTGCCGTATCTCGCTGCCATCGTCCTGATGCTGCTCGCATCATGGCTGTCCGACAAGACCCGCAACCGCAAGCTGTTCGTCTGGCCGTTGCTGTTGATCGGGACGATTGCATTCGTGGCTTCGTACATGATCGGCAACTCGCACTTCTGGATGTCGTTTGCGTTGCTCGTCGTGGCAGGTGCAACGATGTATGCGCCGTACGGACCGTTCTTCGCCCTCGTTCCCGAACTCATCCCGAGCAACGTGCTGGGCGGCGCGATCGGACTCATCAACGCATGCGGCGCATTGGGCGCGTTTCTCGGGTCGTGGATCGTCGGCTATCTGAACGGCGCGACGGGTAGCCCGGCGGCGTCGTACATGTTCATGGCGGGTGCGCTGCTCTGCTCTGTGATTCTGATGATCACCGTGCCTGCGCCCTCCGGTCAGCGCTCGAAACAGGAAGGGCGCCTCGCAGTGAGCCGCTGA
- a CDS encoding SDR family oxidoreductase yields MTQLFDLSGRMALVTGSARGIGFALAEGLATAGASVMLNGTRADTVADAVSRLDAKGFSAQGRAFDVTDEQAVADAFVQWDKDGISIDIVINNAGIQFRKPLVELELSDWQRVIDTNLTSAFIVSKQAAKRMIARGTGGKIVNIGSLTSEAARATVGAYTAAKGGIKMLTRAMSAEWAASNIQANAIGPGYILTDMNQALVDNAAFDAWVKNSNPSQRWGKPEELVGTAVYLSSPASSYVNGQIIYVDGGWLAVL; encoded by the coding sequence ATGACACAGCTATTCGACTTGAGCGGGCGCATGGCGCTCGTCACCGGTTCGGCACGCGGCATCGGCTTTGCGCTGGCGGAGGGACTCGCAACCGCAGGCGCGAGCGTGATGCTGAATGGCACACGCGCCGATACGGTCGCCGACGCGGTCAGCCGTCTGGATGCGAAGGGCTTCAGCGCGCAAGGCCGAGCCTTCGACGTGACCGACGAACAGGCCGTCGCCGATGCGTTCGTCCAATGGGACAAGGATGGCATCAGCATCGACATTGTCATCAACAATGCCGGTATCCAGTTTCGCAAGCCGCTCGTCGAACTCGAACTGTCGGACTGGCAGCGCGTGATCGACACGAACCTGACCAGTGCCTTCATCGTATCGAAGCAGGCGGCGAAGCGAATGATCGCGCGCGGCACGGGCGGCAAGATCGTCAATATCGGTTCGCTGACGAGCGAAGCGGCCCGTGCGACAGTCGGTGCGTATACAGCGGCGAAGGGCGGCATCAAGATGCTGACCCGCGCCATGAGCGCCGAGTGGGCTGCATCGAACATCCAGGCGAACGCGATCGGTCCCGGCTACATCCTGACCGACATGAATCAGGCGCTCGTCGATAACGCCGCCTTCGATGCATGGGTCAAGAACAGCAACCCGTCGCAACGCTGGGGCAAACCGGAAGAACTCGTCGGCACGGCCGTGTATCTGTCGTCGCCCGCATCGAGCTATGTCAACGGCCAGATCATCTATGTCGATGGAGGCTGGCTGGCCGTGCTTTGA
- a CDS encoding FadR/GntR family transcriptional regulator, whose amino-acid sequence METLHRQVLNQMGEQICSGKFAPGDILPAEPVLAEQMQVSRITIRETMKSLSAKGMLQVRRRYGTIVLPRSQWQLFDPDVITWRARAGTVDAGLIQDLMELRLIIEPNAAKLAARRATDEDRVAVRRAFKAMERAVAGHGEYVPADLAFHGAILTACHNQFVQQMQNALSAILRTSFELSSEIAGGPARSLPMHEALCVAIEKGDEAAAEAAVLTLIERAEKDFEDRDKLRQTANDTPV is encoded by the coding sequence ATGGAAACGCTGCATCGGCAGGTCCTGAACCAGATGGGCGAGCAGATCTGCTCAGGCAAGTTCGCGCCGGGCGACATCCTGCCGGCTGAGCCCGTACTCGCCGAACAGATGCAGGTCAGTCGCATCACGATTCGCGAGACGATGAAGTCGCTGTCGGCGAAAGGCATGCTGCAGGTGCGCCGTCGTTACGGCACGATCGTGCTGCCGCGTTCGCAATGGCAACTGTTCGACCCGGACGTCATCACGTGGCGCGCGAGGGCGGGGACGGTTGACGCCGGCCTGATCCAGGACCTGATGGAACTGCGCCTCATCATCGAACCGAACGCAGCCAAACTCGCCGCCAGACGCGCGACCGACGAAGACCGCGTTGCCGTGCGTCGCGCTTTCAAGGCGATGGAACGTGCAGTCGCGGGCCATGGCGAATATGTTCCCGCCGATCTCGCGTTTCACGGCGCAATCCTGACCGCCTGCCACAACCAGTTTGTCCAGCAGATGCAAAACGCGCTGTCGGCGATCCTGCGGACGAGTTTTGAGCTCAGCTCCGAAATTGCCGGCGGTCCGGCGCGTTCGCTGCCGATGCACGAGGCTCTTTGCGTGGCGATCGAAAAGGGCGATGAAGCGGCCGCGGAGGCCGCGGTACTGACGCTGATCGAGCGTGCGGAGAAAGACTTCGAAGACCGCGACAAGCTCAGGCAAACCGCAAACGACACACCGGTCTGA
- a CDS encoding toprim domain-containing protein → MPRSGELPDERIARAISLAGTPGQAYVERRGIPLDIADAAGMRFDPDWDGRAAVLVGLYDHDGALASVHGRYLTTVRGQNKMLTVGRSGGVACVGDGWQARRLILVEGIFDALSLAVCGWPGVATIGRWAPWLPQICAQRVVWLGFDANAPGDREAERYMQLLSEATVYRLLPPPRCKDWNTALAKCGPAAVTRWLRDRIAAVDETSIR, encoded by the coding sequence ATGCCGCGGTCCGGCGAGTTGCCGGACGAGCGCATTGCGCGCGCAATTTCCCTCGCTGGCACGCCCGGTCAAGCGTATGTCGAGCGTCGCGGCATCCCTCTCGATATCGCAGACGCCGCCGGGATGCGCTTCGATCCCGATTGGGACGGCCGGGCTGCCGTACTGGTCGGCCTGTATGACCATGACGGCGCACTGGCGTCGGTGCACGGCCGCTATCTCACCACCGTGCGTGGCCAGAACAAGATGCTGACGGTCGGCCGGAGCGGCGGGGTAGCCTGTGTCGGCGATGGCTGGCAGGCCAGACGCCTCATTCTGGTCGAAGGCATATTCGATGCTCTCTCGCTCGCAGTTTGCGGCTGGCCCGGTGTTGCCACCATCGGACGTTGGGCTCCCTGGTTGCCACAGATTTGCGCCCAGCGTGTCGTGTGGCTCGGTTTCGATGCGAACGCGCCCGGCGATCGCGAGGCGGAGCGCTATATGCAACTGCTGTCCGAGGCAACTGTGTATCGCCTGTTACCTCCCCCTCGATGTAAAGACTGGAACACCGCGCTAGCCAAATGCGGACCTGCCGCCGTGACACGCTGGCTTCGAGACCGAATAGCTGCCGTCGACGAAACGAGCATACGATGA
- a CDS encoding exonuclease: protein MSDKPKTEIYVSTDVEVDGPIPGPHSMLSFASAAYGADKVLHGTFSATLELLPGASGHPDTLDWWCQHQEAWQAARTNPRPPQAVMTDYFVWLEGLPGLPVFVGYPAAFDFMFVYWYLMRFVGRSPFSFSALDIKTMAMVLLRKDYRRSTKSAMPRRWFDDLPHSHVALDDALEQGALFCNMLSESRKR, encoded by the coding sequence ATGAGCGACAAACCCAAAACTGAGATCTATGTCAGCACGGACGTCGAGGTCGACGGGCCGATTCCAGGCCCGCATTCGATGCTCAGCTTCGCGTCCGCCGCGTATGGTGCAGACAAGGTACTGCACGGCACATTTTCCGCAACTCTCGAACTCCTGCCCGGCGCGAGCGGTCACCCCGACACGCTCGACTGGTGGTGCCAGCATCAGGAGGCCTGGCAGGCTGCGCGCACGAATCCACGGCCGCCACAGGCGGTTATGACCGACTATTTCGTATGGCTGGAGGGGCTGCCCGGGTTGCCCGTGTTCGTCGGCTATCCGGCGGCCTTTGACTTCATGTTCGTGTACTGGTATCTGATGCGCTTCGTGGGCCGCAGCCCTTTCAGCTTCTCTGCGCTCGACATAAAGACGATGGCGATGGTCCTTCTGCGCAAGGACTATCGTCGCAGCACGAAAAGCGCAATGCCCAGACGCTGGTTCGACGATCTGCCGCATAGCCATGTCGCTCTTGACGATGCACTCGAGCAAGGAGCATTGTTTTGCAACATGCTCAGCGAGAGCCGCAAACGCTGA
- a CDS encoding radical SAM protein gives MVCFRVTRYCNARCGFCLAPPDGAHPPAAVLMQRLDWLSKQGVRVIHFCGGEPTIHPALPELLAYVASRGGGSRLTTNGIALPERLLPVLRSAGTQVKVSLHGDRARHDALVGRVAFDLATEHLRCLLRAGIPTSVQTTIISDGDWVLDWMADFCLTEGVRQLSILPFIPRGNGFRTQGEYGLTLTQRTALREHVRRKRRSLQGRLDVRWLDFSARPLHVVEADGRVVLECASESMDTLLCTIPGETVARKRFAIRPSVTG, from the coding sequence ATGGTCTGCTTCAGGGTCACGCGCTATTGCAATGCGCGTTGCGGCTTCTGCCTCGCGCCACCTGATGGCGCACATCCGCCCGCCGCGGTCCTCATGCAACGTCTGGATTGGCTGTCAAAACAGGGCGTTCGGGTTATCCATTTCTGCGGCGGCGAGCCAACCATTCACCCAGCCTTGCCGGAACTGCTGGCGTACGTTGCGTCGCGCGGCGGCGGCTCGCGACTTACAACGAACGGCATCGCCTTGCCGGAGCGCTTATTACCTGTCTTGCGCTCCGCAGGGACGCAGGTCAAGGTGAGTCTGCACGGCGACCGGGCACGTCATGACGCGCTTGTGGGGCGAGTTGCGTTCGATCTCGCAACCGAGCATCTCCGCTGTCTGCTTCGTGCCGGAATTCCCACGTCCGTTCAAACGACAATTATCTCCGACGGCGATTGGGTCCTCGACTGGATGGCGGATTTTTGCCTTACCGAAGGCGTACGGCAACTTAGCATTCTTCCGTTCATTCCGCGTGGAAACGGATTTCGCACGCAAGGCGAATACGGACTGACGCTCACCCAGCGGACCGCCCTTCGCGAGCACGTCCGGCGCAAGCGGCGATCGCTCCAAGGCCGCCTGGACGTGCGCTGGCTTGATTTCTCGGCTCGACCGCTGCATGTGGTGGAGGCCGATGGGCGCGTCGTACTCGAGTGCGCAAGTGAGTCGATGGACACCTTGTTGTGCACGATTCCCGGGGAAACAGTAGCGAGGAAACGCTTTGCCATTCGGCCGAGTGTCACTGGCTGA
- a CDS encoding IS5 family transposase: protein MTKEKRKAYPTDVSDEEWSFVAAYLTLMDESAPQRKYELREMFNALRWMARAGAAWRMLPTNFPPWELVYQQTQRWLAAGCFECMVSDLRSIVRVAQGRQGQPSAVILDGRTLQSTCESGPRAGYDGYKRKRGSKVHMAVDTLGQLLAVHVTPANEQERAQVAELARQVQQATGETVKVAFADQGYTGEDPAQAARAQGIDLQVVKLDEAKKGFVLLPRRWVVERSFGWLNRFRRLARDYERLPETLAGLHFVVFAMLMLVHAIPVLRSS, encoded by the coding sequence ATGACAAAAGAGAAACGTAAAGCCTACCCGACAGACGTGTCAGACGAAGAATGGAGCTTCGTGGCAGCGTATCTGACGTTGATGGATGAGAGTGCGCCACAGCGGAAATATGAGTTGCGGGAGATGTTCAATGCGTTGCGCTGGATGGCTCGCGCTGGGGCTGCTTGGCGAATGCTGCCGACCAACTTTCCACCGTGGGAACTCGTGTACCAGCAGACGCAACGATGGCTGGCGGCCGGCTGTTTCGAGTGCATGGTGAGTGACCTTCGTTCGATCGTCCGTGTGGCGCAGGGGCGGCAGGGGCAGCCCAGCGCGGTGATCCTTGATGGCCGTACGTTGCAATCGACATGTGAAAGCGGTCCACGCGCAGGCTATGACGGCTACAAGCGCAAGCGTGGCAGCAAGGTGCATATGGCGGTCGACACGCTGGGTCAGTTGCTCGCCGTACACGTGACACCGGCCAACGAGCAGGAACGGGCCCAGGTGGCAGAACTGGCGCGCCAGGTGCAACAGGCAACGGGAGAAACCGTGAAAGTGGCCTTTGCCGATCAGGGTTACACGGGCGAAGATCCTGCGCAGGCCGCGCGCGCCCAGGGAATTGATCTCCAGGTGGTCAAGCTCGATGAAGCGAAAAAGGGTTTCGTGCTGTTGCCACGGCGATGGGTAGTCGAGCGCAGCTTCGGATGGCTCAACCGCTTTCGACGCCTTGCACGTGACTACGAACGCTTGCCCGAAACACTCGCAGGCCTGCATTTTGTCGTCTTCGCCATGCTTATGCTTGTCCATGCAATTCCAGTACTTCGAAGTTCCTAA
- a CDS encoding universal stress protein, with product MFNILLVPLDGSPQTVHVVELAGRVAAPGTATVHLLCVVDPSYALPPGCEDGVAPDGLTYPCAHAQTSFAQSVLAAAAAQLAARNLTVEQHFCAGNPPEVVVEQARQLTAEVIVMGHHHLSRLRRWANQSTCGIVIEKAPCAVLIETREKG from the coding sequence ATGTTCAATATTCTCCTCGTCCCGCTGGACGGCTCACCCCAGACTGTCCACGTCGTCGAGCTGGCCGGCCGTGTGGCGGCACCCGGTACGGCAACCGTACACCTTCTATGCGTTGTCGACCCATCCTACGCGTTGCCTCCCGGTTGCGAGGACGGTGTCGCGCCCGATGGCCTGACCTATCCGTGCGCACATGCGCAGACGTCGTTCGCACAATCCGTCCTGGCTGCAGCTGCTGCACAGCTCGCCGCCCGGAACCTTACGGTGGAGCAGCATTTCTGCGCGGGAAATCCACCCGAAGTCGTCGTCGAACAAGCCCGGCAGCTGACTGCGGAAGTCATTGTGATGGGACATCACCATCTGTCACGGCTACGCCGCTGGGCCAACCAGTCAACCTGCGGAATAGTCATCGAGAAGGCGCCCTGTGCGGTACTGATCGAAACCCGGGAGAAGGGCTAA
- a CDS encoding DUF1488 family protein has protein sequence METTLELEPQLLAGRRGVSFNLLRPDGTVDCMVTIKALQDYFWLEPDADDVRVLRAFRNGYARIRAIAERKVLAHPTAQLELTADDFARP, from the coding sequence ATGGAAACCACCCTAGAACTCGAACCCCAGCTGCTTGCCGGTCGCCGTGGCGTGTCATTCAACCTGCTCCGCCCAGATGGCACGGTTGATTGCATGGTCACGATCAAGGCGCTGCAGGATTACTTCTGGCTTGAACCCGACGCCGATGACGTTCGTGTCCTGAGAGCCTTCCGCAACGGATACGCCCGCATCAGGGCGATCGCCGAACGCAAGGTGCTTGCCCATCCGACGGCGCAGCTTGAGCTGACAGCGGACGATTTCGCGCGACCGTGA
- a CDS encoding OmpW family outer membrane protein, which produces MAACIFSAALTDDANAQSAGSITLSTGWLHIAPQGDASPLTVQSIGGVTVNQQLPASGAHPTSSDTVGITTEYYVTDNIGVAMLFGLPLKVNLVGDGTLQKYGNLGSTKPMPPAIELRYHLFSAASKFRPFVGLGVNYTWFTQVRISNGQFVTDSLGPGGSAHAELSSSWNPVFEIGANYAITKHWSVGTSVGYVPVTTHLTLYGQTATGTQIVSRSTLRLNPLNVFVNVDYTF; this is translated from the coding sequence ATGGCGGCTTGTATCTTCTCAGCCGCGCTTACCGACGATGCTAATGCGCAATCGGCCGGAAGCATCACGCTGTCAACGGGATGGCTTCACATTGCGCCGCAGGGCGATGCATCGCCACTAACCGTGCAAAGCATTGGCGGTGTAACGGTGAATCAGCAGTTGCCCGCCAGTGGGGCGCATCCGACTTCTTCGGATACTGTGGGAATTACCACCGAGTACTACGTCACGGACAACATCGGTGTCGCCATGCTTTTCGGTCTGCCACTCAAAGTAAATCTGGTTGGCGATGGGACGCTACAGAAGTACGGCAACCTCGGCTCGACAAAGCCGATGCCGCCCGCCATCGAACTTCGATACCACCTGTTTTCAGCCGCGTCGAAATTCCGTCCATTCGTTGGTCTGGGCGTGAACTATACGTGGTTCACGCAGGTCCGGATTTCCAATGGCCAGTTTGTCACGGATAGCCTTGGGCCAGGCGGTTCGGCTCATGCGGAACTCAGTTCGTCGTGGAATCCCGTATTCGAGATCGGGGCAAATTACGCGATTACAAAACACTGGTCGGTCGGAACCTCTGTCGGTTACGTGCCAGTGACAACCCACCTTACGTTATACGGTCAGACCGCAACGGGAACGCAGATCGTTTCCAGATCGACGCTCAGACTTAATCCGCTTAACGTCTTCGTGAACGTCGACTATACGTTCTAG